The following is a genomic window from Bordetella petrii.
GTCTTGAACGAGGGCAAGCTGTACGGCGTTATCGGCTTTGACACCACGGTGAAGCACCGGGAATGGCCGGATGCCGAGGTCGAAGCGCTGTTCCAGTGCGCCGGCCTGATCGGCCAGGCCAAGTATGGCAATGGCCGGGGCCAGCAGCAGATGCCGTACGACAGCCCGGCTGCCCTGGTGTATTTGAGAATGCGCGGCGTGGTCCAGGGCGTGCAGCCCGAAACCATCGCGGGCGTGCGGTCGGCGGGCAACTACAGCGAAATCTGGCTGGCGAACGGGTCGATGGTGCTGGACTCGCGCTCGCTGGGCATGTGGCTGACCCTGCTGCCAGAAAAAATCTTCTTCCGGGTGCATCGCACCGCCATCGTGAATGCCCTGCATGTCGTGGACATCGACCGGCGCGCCGAGCGGTGGCAGATTCGCATGCGCGCCGCCGAGCGCGCCTGGCCCGTGTCGCGCTCGTATCGCAAATTGTTGCGCGAGCGGATGGGCATCTGAAAGACGGCCGGCGGCCGGCAGGCAATTCATCAAACCGGCATGTCGTTTCGTCCCGAGACGGTAGCGATTCTTGCGGTTTTTGGGATCATCACGCTTGCAGCGGATTTCCCAATTTCCTGGACTAGAGAGAATCGGCATGTTGGCGTCCCGCATTGTTTCGCGCGCGTGTACTTTGACCCTGGCCATGGCTTGCGCGCTTGGCTTTCACCCGGCCCGGGCGGCCGACCTGGCGCTTACCGACGCCGTGTCGATGGCCGGCATGCAGCTTTACCTGAACGCTGGCGCGCCGGCCTTGCTGATTGCCGTGGTGCGTGGCGATGACACGGTCATCCAGGCCTATGGCGAAACCGCGCCGGGCAGTGGCATTGAGCCCGACGAGCATTCGATTTTCCGGCTGGCGTCGGTGTCCAAGGTGTTCGCCGCGGACGTGCTGGCGGCGCTTGCCGTCAAGGGCAAGCTTGGCCTGACGGACCCCTTGTCCCAGTACGCGCCGGATGGCGTGCAGGTGCAATCCAATGGCCGGCCGATCACCCTGCTGGACCTGGCCACGCATTCGGCCGCGTTGCCGCGCGAGTTGCCGGACCCCGACGCCAAGCCGTCCGAAAATCCGTTCGCCGCGTTCGACCGGGCTTACTACTGGAAGTGGCTTGGCAGCAACACGCCGCCGTATGCGCCGGGTACGACCACGTTGTATTCCAATGCGGGTTATGGCCTGCTGGGCGACGCCCTGGCAAAAGCCGGTGGCGCCGACTATTCCACCGTGCTGGCCAATGAAGTGCTGGCGCCGGCGGGCCTGTCCGACACGACCAACGTGCTTAACGACGAGCAGCAAAAGCGCCTGATGACGGGCCTGGACCCGCTGAACCAGCCCGACCCCAATGCCCTCGTGCCGGACGTCATGTATGCCAGCGCTGGCGTGTATTCGACGGCGGCGGACATGGCGCGCTGGATGAAATGGCATCTGGACGGGGCCCGGCGACAAACGCCGCAAGCCCTGCTGGCACATCAGATGTGGTTGCCCTATGACGGGCTGAAGTCGGTGGTGGGCACCGAGGTGACCGACGCCGACGGCATGGGCCTGGGCTGGGTCGTGAGCTTGCCGCGCAACGGCACCCCCCTGCTGCTGGGCAAGAGCGGCGGCCTGGGCGGCTTCATGAGCTATGTGGCGTTGTCGCCCAACCGGGGCCTGGGAATTCTGGTCGTGGCCAGCCGCGTGAATTTCGCCATGTTCGACGGCATCCATGCGCAGGTGCGCGAACTGGCGGCCGAGCTGGCCCGGTGAACTGATTTCGTGAGCTCGTCCGTGCAAAGCATTGCAATGAGCGGCCTGCGCAGGCTGGCCGCGGCGGGCATGACCGCGCTGGCGATCAGCGCGCCACCCGCCGGCGCTCAGGAGGCAAGGGACGTTTTCAAGACGGAAATCTTCCTCAGCCCCTACAGCGAATTGGGCGATGCCACCGACCAGTACCCCCGGCTCAACGGCCGGATATTGGCGCTGACCGGATATACCAATTACTTCGGCATCCGCGATGACAACGGGCAGATCCCGCGCTCGCACTGGACCAGCACGCAGCCACAGGTAGAAAGCGCCTTCGTGCTTCAACTGACGAACCGTTTTTCAATACGCGCCAAGGCCACACTGGATTCCGCCACGGACGAAACCAAAGACAATGCCTTTTCCGACCTGGGTGCGCAGCTGAACAACTTGTTCGCCGCCTACACGGCCGACCATTATGCGTTGTACGGCGGCAAGATGGACCTGGGGTATGGCGACGCCTGGCACGTGATCGACGGCTTGTATTCCGGTTTCACCGAAGGCTCGGAATACCGCGGCGCGATAGGCGTGGGCGGCCGGTATACGTTGGATACGGCGGCGGCCGGCTCGCACTCGTTTGCCGCCGTGCTATTCAAGCGCGACGATGGCGGCCTGAGCCAGCGTCTGAGTTTCGACGACGGCCTGCTGAAGGCCGATGCGCCGCCCACCTTCAGCGACCGCATGCAGTCTTTCATCGTGTCCTATGACTTCCGCCGGCTGCCGGGGCTGGAAGGCATTTCGGGCGGCGTAGACGCTGGCCGGCTGCATGCCCAGCCCGGATACGGCGACAGCAGCAACATCGTGTCCGCGCGCCTGCGCTACGACGCGCCGTTGGGCCGCCGCTGGAATTTGGGTTGGTACAACGAGGCCACTTACGCCAGCGCGTTTCGCGGCGCCCCGGTGTCCAACGGCAATGGCGTGACGTCGGTGGCGCTATCGCGCGACCGCTGGCAGTTCGTGGTAACTGCCGCGGCGCGCAAGCTGTCGGGCAGCGACGAAAAGCTGGCGCGCTACGGCCTGCGCGGCGGCTGGGACTGGGCCTTTTCCGGCGCGGCCACCTACGTGCTGCCAGCCGGTTTTATCGTCCAGGCGGGGCTGACGCGCCAGCGCGACCAGTCGCTCATCATCAATCAGGGCGTGTTCCGCATCGCCTATCAAGCCGAGTTCTGAGGTGACCATGAACAGCAAGCCAATACGCATTGCCGCTGCCGCCGTGCTGGGCGCGGGTTTGGCCATGGGTGGCGCCATGCCCGCCGCATCGCAGGCGTTGACGATAGAGCGCGGCGCCAGCCCGCCAGCCGACGCCGTGGCGATTCCGAACGGCAGCCGGGAACGGGCCGTTCAGGAATTGCCTCATATCATCGAACGCATCATGCGGCGCAGCCATGTGCCGGGCATGGCCGCCGCCGTGGTCATCGACGGCAAGACCGTGTTTGCCCAGGGATACGGCAAGCGCGAGGCGGGCAAGCCTGGCGCGGTCGATGCGCAGACGGTGTTCCAGATCGCGTCGATTTCCAAGTCGATCTCGGCCACGGTGACGGCGATCCAGGTGACCCGGGGCACGGTGGCATGGACGGACCCAGTATCGCGCTATTTGCCAGGCTTCAAGTTGAGCGATGCCTATGTGGCCTCGCACGGCACGATCGGCGATTTCTTCGCGCACCGCACCGGCTTGCCGGGCACGGCTGGCGACGATCTCGAAGACCTCGGATTCACGCGCGACGAGATCATCGCGCGCCTGAGGCTGCTGCCGCTCGACCCTTTTCGCATTTCTTATCACTACGCCAACTTCAGCACGACGATCGCCGCCGAGGCCGTGGCCGCGGCCGCCCAAGCGCGCTGGGAAGACCTGGCCGATGCATCGCTGTTCAAGCCGCTGGGCATGGCTTCGACCAGCTATCGCTATCGCGACTACGAAGCGCGCGGCAACCGCGCCGCATTGCATGCGTACCGGAACGGATCGTTCCAGGCCCTGGGCCAGCGTAATGCCGACGAGCAGGCGCCGGCGGGCGGCGTTTCGTCCAATGTGGTCGATCTGGCCGAATGGTTGAAACTGCTGCTGGCGAATGGCCAGCGCCAGGGCAAGCCGCTGATTGCGCCGCAGGCCCTGCTGCCGGCGCTGTCACCGCAGTCGTTCAGCGCGCCGCCGCATGCCGTGGATGCGCGGCCGGGGTTTTATGGCTATGGCTTCAACGTGAACACCGAGGTGGGCGGCCGCCCGGCCATGGGACATTCGGGGGCCTTTCTGCTGGGCGCCGGCACGGCGTTCAAGATCGTGCCGTCGGCCGGGATCGGCATTGTGGTGCTGACCAATGGCGCGCCGATCGGCGCGGCGGAGTCGGTCGTGGCGGAGTTCACCGACGTGGCGCTCTACGGCAAGCCAAGCCGGGATTGGTTCGCCGCCTACAACGGGGTCATGCGAGGCTACTTCGTTCCGCAAGCGGACCTTTCATCGCAGAGCCGCCCGGCCCGGCCCCGGGCAAGCCAGCCGCTGGACAGCTATGTCGGCCGCTATGAAAACGCGTACTTCGGCATGGCCGATATACAGGAAGCCAATGGCGCCATGACGCTTACGCTGGGCCCGAAGGCCATGGCGTTCCAGTTGCGCCACTGGGACGGCGACACCTTCGCGTTCAGCCCGGCGGGCGAGGCGGAACTGGTGGATTCGCTGGCGTCGCTGCGGTTCAAGATGGAAAACGGCCGCGCCAGCGGCTTCGCCATCGATTTCTACGACGAAAACGGCCTGGGAACCTGGGTAAGAAAGTAAGATGCGCCAGGGGCGGGCGGCGCTGTTTTGCCCATATCTTTGCCGGTATCTTTGCCCATATCGTTGCCCATATAAAACCGCAATATCTGCAAAGCCTCCATCGCTACAGTGGAAGCCCTGGAGGACGCATGAAAGCCACGACCCGCATCCACTACGCCAACCGGCTGGAACCCGTGCTGCACTGGCTGGCCTCGCATCCCGACGCGGCGCCCGACCTGTATCACCTGGCTGACCTGGCATGCCTGTCGCCCTATCACTTCCATCGCGTGTACCGCGCGCTGATGGGCGAGACGGTCAACGCCACGATGCAGCGCATGCGCATGCACCGGGCGTCGGTGGATTTGGCCGGCAGCCGGCCCATGCCGCAGGTGGCGCGGCGCGCCGGGTATACCTCGCAAGCCGCGTTCAACCGGGCTTTCGGCGCGGCGTTCGGCATGCCGCCGGGCCGCTA
Proteins encoded in this region:
- the ampH gene encoding D-alanyl-D-alanine-carboxypeptidase/endopeptidase AmpH; protein product: MACALGFHPARAADLALTDAVSMAGMQLYLNAGAPALLIAVVRGDDTVIQAYGETAPGSGIEPDEHSIFRLASVSKVFAADVLAALAVKGKLGLTDPLSQYAPDGVQVQSNGRPITLLDLATHSAALPRELPDPDAKPSENPFAAFDRAYYWKWLGSNTPPYAPGTTTLYSNAGYGLLGDALAKAGGADYSTVLANEVLAPAGLSDTTNVLNDEQQKRLMTGLDPLNQPDPNALVPDVMYASAGVYSTAADMARWMKWHLDGARRQTPQALLAHQMWLPYDGLKSVVGTEVTDADGMGLGWVVSLPRNGTPLLLGKSGGLGGFMSYVALSPNRGLGILVVASRVNFAMFDGIHAQVRELAAELAR
- a CDS encoding serine hydrolase, yielding MNSKPIRIAAAAVLGAGLAMGGAMPAASQALTIERGASPPADAVAIPNGSRERAVQELPHIIERIMRRSHVPGMAAAVVIDGKTVFAQGYGKREAGKPGAVDAQTVFQIASISKSISATVTAIQVTRGTVAWTDPVSRYLPGFKLSDAYVASHGTIGDFFAHRTGLPGTAGDDLEDLGFTRDEIIARLRLLPLDPFRISYHYANFSTTIAAEAVAAAAQARWEDLADASLFKPLGMASTSYRYRDYEARGNRAALHAYRNGSFQALGQRNADEQAPAGGVSSNVVDLAEWLKLLLANGQRQGKPLIAPQALLPALSPQSFSAPPHAVDARPGFYGYGFNVNTEVGGRPAMGHSGAFLLGAGTAFKIVPSAGIGIVVLTNGAPIGAAESVVAEFTDVALYGKPSRDWFAAYNGVMRGYFVPQADLSSQSRPARPRASQPLDSYVGRYENAYFGMADIQEANGAMTLTLGPKAMAFQLRHWDGDTFAFSPAGEAELVDSLASLRFKMENGRASGFAIDFYDENGLGTWVRK
- a CDS encoding LytTR family transcriptional regulator DNA-binding domain-containing protein, whose product is MASFKIRDAIGPAPGPLGDWVYQCALSLLKYPIDEAISQVLALMGETTDVDRSWMLEYRPDMLRFRNTHEWCRGQTRPYVTELQDVPTTLIAWLHKYMVQGRAVAIYDVHKLPRVARTLQVEFIRQGDKSVLSVPVLNEGKLYGVIGFDTTVKHREWPDAEVEALFQCAGLIGQAKYGNGRGQQQMPYDSPAALVYLRMRGVVQGVQPETIAGVRSAGNYSEIWLANGSMVLDSRSLGMWLTLLPEKIFFRVHRTAIVNALHVVDIDRRAERWQIRMRAAERAWPVSRSYRKLLRERMGI